One segment of Salvia splendens isolate huo1 chromosome 20, SspV2, whole genome shotgun sequence DNA contains the following:
- the LOC121782569 gene encoding carbon catabolite repressor protein 4 homolog 4-like isoform X3, translating into MGSNSGLYRIIFWHRWKARSQAILTVLKSLEADFFCLQEVDEYETFYKNNMASLGYSSIYIQRSGKKRDGCGIFYKQDNAELVIEEKIDYNDSVATLDDEKTSSSDDGDKLLVGGNKEETKSGSEKESPEDCGDPNDPRVRLKRDCVGIMAAFRRKNPTFHYVIIANTHIYWDPEWADVKIAQVKYLLSRLAEFKMLVAKKFDCSPSLIVAGDFNSTPGDQG; encoded by the exons ATG GGTTCAAATTCCGGCTTGTATCGTATAATATTTTGGCACAG GTGGAAAGCCCGGTCGCAGGCCATTCTCACAGTTCTTAAGAGCCTTGAAGCAGATTTTTTTTGTCTACAG GAAGTCGATGAGTATGAAACATTTTATAAGAACAATATGGCAAGCCTTGGCTATTCAAGTATCTACATTCAAAGAAGTGGGAAAAAAAGAGATGGATGCGGAATTTTCTATAAACAGGATAA TGCAGAGTTGGTCATAGAAGAGAAAATTGACTACAATGATTCGGTGGCTACACTTGACGACGAAAAAACATCATCTTCAGATGATGGCGATAAGTTGCTAGTTGGTGGAAATAAAGAGGAGACGAAATCTG GTTCCGAGAAAGAGAGTCCAGAAGATTGCGGAGATCCAAATGATCCTCGTGTAAGATTAAAGCGTGACTGTGTAGGGATCATGGCTGCTTTTAGACGTAAGAATCCTACATTTCACTATGTTATTATCGCGAACACTCATATATACTG GGATCCAGAATGGGCCGATGTGAAAATTGCGCAGGTTAAGTACTTGCTTTCGCGCCTAGCAGAATTCAAAATGCTAGTAGCCAAAAAGTTTGATTGCTCACCCTCATTAATTGTCGCGGGGGACTTCAATTCAACTCCTGGAGATCAG GGGTAA
- the LOC121780946 gene encoding probable serine/threonine-protein kinase PBL15, with product MKIDPKTKKPQQQWKPFTARYCCSADDRATFGNMSSKKPPPSSSNSSSKNLTAPAQMPSFRKLSFSDSSLRSTSGRLNEDLAQTFAGDLHDFQLSELRGATQNFAAHFLLGEGGFGRVHKGYLEEGLKPGLKAQPAAVKLLNIEGLQGHREWLAEVIFLGQLRHPNLVKLIGYCCEDEERLLVYEFMPRGSLENHLFKRMSVCLPWATRLKIAIGAAKGLAFLHGAEKPVIYRDFKASNILLDSDFNAKLSDFGLAKMGPEGSNTHVTTRVMGTYGYAAPEYVNTGHLTTKSDIYSFGVVLLEFLTGRRAMDRSRAEHEQSLVDWTRPYLTSSRKMRCIMDPRFAGQYSVRVAREMGLLAQQCVSLNPKDRPKMPAIIETFESIQNLRDMAITNGQWPVTPKNSRNDNSVGKGRRQNSLGCRSAAVAASPRTK from the exons ATGAAGATCGATCCGAAAACGAAGAAGCCGCAGCAGCAGTGGAAGCCCTTCACGGCTCGGTACTGCTGCTCGGCCGACGACCGTGCCACCTTCGGCAACATGAGCAGCAAGAAGCCGCCGCCGTCGTCGTCCAACTCTTCGTCGAAGAATCTGACGGCGCCGGCGCAGATGCCGTCGTTCAGGAAGCTGTCCTTCTCCGACAGCAGCCTGAGGTCGACGTCGGGCCGGCTCAACGAGGACCTGGCGCAGACGTTCGCGGGTGACCTGCACGACTTCCAGCTCAGCGAGCTCCGCGGCGCCACGCAGAACTTCGCCGCCCATTTCCTCCTCGGAGAGGGAGGGTTCGGTAGGGTCCACAAGGGCTATTTGGAGGAGGGCCTCAAACCCGGCCTGAAAGCTCAGCCGGCTGCGGTCAAGCTGCTCAATATCGAAGGCCTCCAAGGCCACCGCGAATGGCTC GCCGAGGTTATATTTCTTGGGCAGTTGAGGCATCCCAATTTGGTTAAGTTGATTGGGTACTGCTGTGAAGATGAAGAAAGGCTTCTTGTATATGAGTTCATGCCACGTGGAAGCTTGGAAAATCATCTATTCAAAA GAATGTCGGTTTGTTTGCCATGGGCAACAAGGTTGAAGATTGCTATAGGCGCAGCCAAAGGCCTTGCTTTCCTACACGGTGCTGAGAAACCAGTCATTTACCGCGACTTTAAGGCCTCTAATATTTTACTTGATTCG gaTTTCAATGCTAAATTATCTGATTTCGGACTAGCTAAAATGGGACCGGAAGGTTCAAACACTCATGTCACCACTCGTGTGATGGGGACATACGGTTACGCGGCTCCTGAATACGTCAACACcg GTCACCTAACCACAAAAAGCGACATCTACAGTTTTGGAGTGGTTCTACTAGAATTTTTAACGGGCCGAAGAGCAATGGACAGGAGCCGGGCCGAACACGAGCAAAGCTTAGTGGATTGGACCCGGCCCTATTTGACGAGCAGTCGGAAAATGCGGTGTATAATGGACCCAAGATTTGCAGGCCAATACTCTGTTAGGGTGGCTAGGGAAATGGGCCTTTTGGCCCAACAATGCGTGAGCTTGAACCCGAAGGACAGGCCCAAAATGCCTGCGATTATCGAAACGTTCGAAAGCATTCAAAATTTGAGGGATATGGCCATCACGAACGGGCAGTGGCCCGTTACGCCTAAAAACAGCAGAAATGACAACTCGGTTGGCAAAGGGAGGAGGCAGAATAGCCTCGGCTGTAGAAGTGCTGCCGTAGCCGCCAGCCCAAGAACCAAATAA
- the LOC121782569 gene encoding carbon catabolite repressor protein 4 homolog 4-like isoform X1 encodes MGSNSGLYRIIFWHRWKARSQAILTVLKSLEADFFCLQEVDEYETFYKNNMASLGYSSIYIQRSGKKRDGCGIFYKQDNAELVIEEKIDYNDSVATLDDEKTSSSDDGDKLLVGGNKEETKSGSEKESPEDCGDPNDPRVRLKRDCVGIMAAFRRKNPTFHYVIIANTHIYWDPEWADVKIAQVKYLLSRLAEFKMLVAKKFDCSPSLIVAGDFNSTPGDQVYQYLVSGTSGMGPESVDDLPIPLASVYAFAGGEPEFTNCTPGFTGTLDYILFSPDQGVKPVNYLELPVAESPDVSSGLPNYYHPSDHLPIGAEFEVEA; translated from the exons ATG GGTTCAAATTCCGGCTTGTATCGTATAATATTTTGGCACAG GTGGAAAGCCCGGTCGCAGGCCATTCTCACAGTTCTTAAGAGCCTTGAAGCAGATTTTTTTTGTCTACAG GAAGTCGATGAGTATGAAACATTTTATAAGAACAATATGGCAAGCCTTGGCTATTCAAGTATCTACATTCAAAGAAGTGGGAAAAAAAGAGATGGATGCGGAATTTTCTATAAACAGGATAA TGCAGAGTTGGTCATAGAAGAGAAAATTGACTACAATGATTCGGTGGCTACACTTGACGACGAAAAAACATCATCTTCAGATGATGGCGATAAGTTGCTAGTTGGTGGAAATAAAGAGGAGACGAAATCTG GTTCCGAGAAAGAGAGTCCAGAAGATTGCGGAGATCCAAATGATCCTCGTGTAAGATTAAAGCGTGACTGTGTAGGGATCATGGCTGCTTTTAGACGTAAGAATCCTACATTTCACTATGTTATTATCGCGAACACTCATATATACTG GGATCCAGAATGGGCCGATGTGAAAATTGCGCAGGTTAAGTACTTGCTTTCGCGCCTAGCAGAATTCAAAATGCTAGTAGCCAAAAAGTTTGATTGCTCACCCTCATTAATTGTCGCGGGGGACTTCAATTCAACTCCTGGAGATCAG GTGTATCAATACCTAGTCTCTGGCACGAGTGGCATGGGACCAGAGAGCGTGGATGATCTGCCGATCCCACTGGCAAGTGTGTATGCATTTGCAGGAGGGGAGCCAGAGTTCACGAACTGCACTCCTGGATTCACAGGCACTCTTGACTACATCTTATTTTCCCCTGATCAAGGTGTAAAACCAGTTAACTATCTTGAGCTTCCGGTAGCAGAATCACCCGATGTAAGCAGCGGGTTGCCGAATTATTACCACCCCAGCGATCACCTTCCGATCGGGGCAGAGTTTGAAGTCGAGGCATAG
- the LOC121782569 gene encoding carbon catabolite repressor protein 4 homolog 4-like isoform X2, which yields MSMKHFIRTIWQALAIQVSTFKEVGKKEMDAEFSINRIKLVIEEKIDYNDSVATLDDEKTSSSDDGDKLLVGGNKEETKSGSEKESPEDCGDPNDPRVRLKRDCVGIMAAFRRKNPTFHYVIIANTHIYWDPEWADVKIAQVKYLLSRLAEFKMLVAKKFDCSPSLIVAGDFNSTPGDQVYQYLVSGTSGMGPESVDDLPIPLASVYAFAGGEPEFTNCTPGFTGTLDYILFSPDQGVKPVNYLELPVAESPDVSSGLPNYYHPSDHLPIGAEFEVEA from the exons ATGAGTATGAAACATTTTATAAGAACAATATGGCAAGCCTTGGCTATTCAAGTATCTACATTCAAAGAAGTGGGAAAAAAAGAGATGGATGCGGAATTTTCTATAAACAGGATAA AGTTGGTCATAGAAGAGAAAATTGACTACAATGATTCGGTGGCTACACTTGACGACGAAAAAACATCATCTTCAGATGATGGCGATAAGTTGCTAGTTGGTGGAAATAAAGAGGAGACGAAATCTG GTTCCGAGAAAGAGAGTCCAGAAGATTGCGGAGATCCAAATGATCCTCGTGTAAGATTAAAGCGTGACTGTGTAGGGATCATGGCTGCTTTTAGACGTAAGAATCCTACATTTCACTATGTTATTATCGCGAACACTCATATATACTG GGATCCAGAATGGGCCGATGTGAAAATTGCGCAGGTTAAGTACTTGCTTTCGCGCCTAGCAGAATTCAAAATGCTAGTAGCCAAAAAGTTTGATTGCTCACCCTCATTAATTGTCGCGGGGGACTTCAATTCAACTCCTGGAGATCAG GTGTATCAATACCTAGTCTCTGGCACGAGTGGCATGGGACCAGAGAGCGTGGATGATCTGCCGATCCCACTGGCAAGTGTGTATGCATTTGCAGGAGGGGAGCCAGAGTTCACGAACTGCACTCCTGGATTCACAGGCACTCTTGACTACATCTTATTTTCCCCTGATCAAGGTGTAAAACCAGTTAACTATCTTGAGCTTCCGGTAGCAGAATCACCCGATGTAAGCAGCGGGTTGCCGAATTATTACCACCCCAGCGATCACCTTCCGATCGGGGCAGAGTTTGAAGTCGAGGCATAG